A genomic stretch from Edaphobacter aggregans includes:
- a CDS encoding ATP-binding protein, whose translation MIFYLQHRSQLSGNSPKQVFETFPFLSSYWEELQHRFPEIEQTEQFLNILRTECDRWEESCQEWLPLRAVRQQASLGAEAVACLVLAGLTEQDARFGELFSVLQQPLVQRRPTLGLLQQLMQMEQGPSDAWNLCLPLLDQGLLVATNRDTPRAEWAVRVPSAVWSALRGEYAKEPIPGTKYHPSGDFAPIRELILAPEQRAQLSELVLLLSSNRTRAVVVRGLAGSPRIEILGSISREMGRGLFEVDGPLLADEERRRLIGPIAILINCIPALSFELGTGESVDIPPLGGYAGPIGLSLGSEGGLAGPLMDRSVTVHLQPETPEQRLRYWQRELKDHSAEDLHPIAKGFTLSGGHIRKAARVAATHAALDGRLKINSTDVRQATRNLGQRLEFLAARLEDGGDWAHLVVPASTERALHDLQTRCRHREQLATLLSRQLPGGLNRGVRALFEGPSGTGKTLAARILASELGLDLYRVDLAALMNKYIGETEKNLSRVLSRAEDLDVILLLDEGDSLMSRRTDVKTANDRYANLETNYLLQRLETYVGIVLVTTNIGGAIDSAFRRRIDAIVRFHLPQAEERWRLWQLHLPPRHAVQPDELETIALRYEMTGAQIRNASVQAALSAMQGSRGAIKVADLRNAIQSEYRKAGAAVPVEEIRSAECQEHRLSGFLSVIS comes from the coding sequence GTGATCTTCTATCTGCAGCACCGTTCCCAACTTTCCGGCAACTCTCCGAAACAAGTGTTCGAAACCTTCCCTTTCCTGTCTTCTTACTGGGAAGAACTGCAGCACCGTTTTCCGGAAATAGAGCAAACTGAACAATTCCTGAATATCCTTCGCACCGAGTGTGACCGATGGGAGGAGTCCTGCCAGGAATGGCTTCCGCTGCGCGCCGTTCGCCAACAGGCGTCGCTCGGCGCGGAAGCCGTAGCCTGCCTCGTGCTGGCAGGGCTGACAGAACAAGACGCGCGCTTCGGTGAATTGTTCAGTGTCCTGCAGCAGCCGCTGGTACAGCGCCGTCCGACGCTTGGCCTTTTGCAACAGCTGATGCAAATGGAGCAGGGTCCCTCGGACGCTTGGAACCTTTGCCTGCCGCTTCTCGACCAGGGATTGTTGGTCGCCACCAATCGGGATACACCCAGAGCCGAATGGGCAGTTCGGGTTCCGTCTGCAGTCTGGAGCGCCCTGCGCGGAGAGTACGCCAAAGAGCCCATTCCTGGAACGAAATATCATCCGTCCGGCGATTTTGCCCCCATTCGCGAGCTCATACTTGCTCCCGAACAGCGTGCGCAGCTTTCTGAACTGGTCTTGCTCTTAAGCTCGAATCGAACTCGCGCGGTAGTGGTTCGAGGATTGGCCGGCAGCCCACGCATCGAAATTTTGGGCAGTATATCCCGCGAAATGGGGCGCGGGCTGTTTGAGGTGGATGGGCCGCTGCTTGCCGACGAAGAGCGTCGCCGCCTGATTGGCCCCATAGCGATCTTGATCAACTGTATCCCGGCGCTCAGTTTTGAACTCGGGACCGGAGAATCCGTCGATATTCCTCCGCTCGGCGGCTACGCCGGACCGATCGGGCTTTCCCTCGGTTCCGAGGGTGGATTGGCAGGCCCGTTAATGGATCGTTCGGTCACAGTGCATCTCCAACCGGAGACGCCTGAGCAGCGCCTTCGCTATTGGCAGCGCGAACTCAAAGACCACTCTGCCGAAGATCTGCACCCGATTGCAAAAGGCTTCACCTTGAGCGGAGGCCATATCCGGAAAGCAGCAAGAGTAGCCGCCACCCACGCGGCGCTCGACGGCCGCTTAAAAATTAATTCGACGGACGTGCGTCAAGCCACCCGCAACCTTGGCCAGAGACTTGAGTTTTTGGCCGCTAGATTGGAGGATGGTGGTGACTGGGCACACTTGGTCGTTCCAGCTTCGACGGAACGCGCCTTACACGATCTCCAGACGCGCTGCCGTCATCGCGAGCAGCTCGCAACCCTGCTGAGCCGCCAGCTACCAGGTGGACTCAACCGGGGAGTGCGTGCCCTCTTTGAAGGGCCCAGCGGCACAGGTAAAACTCTTGCCGCAAGGATCCTTGCCTCCGAGCTCGGCCTTGATCTTTATCGCGTGGACCTGGCTGCGTTAATGAACAAATACATCGGGGAGACGGAGAAGAATCTTAGCCGGGTGCTCAGCCGAGCGGAGGACCTTGACGTAATTCTGCTGCTCGACGAAGGTGACTCGCTGATGAGCCGCCGCACCGACGTCAAGACAGCGAACGACCGTTACGCAAACCTGGAAACCAACTACTTGCTGCAGCGCCTCGAAACCTACGTGGGAATCGTCCTCGTAACTACCAATATCGGCGGCGCGATCGACAGCGCATTTCGGCGGCGCATTGATGCGATTGTCAGATTCCATCTCCCGCAGGCGGAAGAGCGCTGGCGCTTGTGGCAGCTCCATCTCCCACCGCGACATGCCGTCCAGCCCGACGAGTTGGAGACGATTGCGCTGCGATATGAGATGACAGGCGCCCAGATACGCAATGCCTCCGTGCAGGCGGCCCTGTCGGCAATGCAGGGTTCGCGCGGAGCGATCAAGGTGGCCGATTTAAGAAACGCGATTCAGTCCGAGTATCGCAAGGCCGGCGCCGCCGTGCCCGTCGAAGAAATCAGAAGCGCGGAGTGTCAGGAACACCGCCTCTCAGGTTTTCTTTCCGTAATTTCCTGA
- a CDS encoding prolipoprotein diacylglyceryl transferase, whose translation MSAGNEELFFHVPRSLAGFDPSMVWAAGLLAASAHAVFSAWRAGLSTRAMYRAVVLSLLGGLWGANLLSLLVHGWEGGPLAAFAFVQGGKSLFGGLLLGGFAAVLYFHYRKLPMLAYADAGMLALTLGYAIGRIGCFLNGDDYGTLTHVHWAVVYPPGTEAYEAHLERGWISPGDAWSLPIHPVQLYASLLGLALFVVLVAWRPKWEGSRLCAYLIIYGVSRFFLEYLRGDFRRVLGTFSLPQLFSLCFISLGLVLWLHRGRVQATAISSAPVPDQARSC comes from the coding sequence ATGTCGGCTGGAAATGAAGAACTGTTCTTCCATGTGCCGCGGTCGCTCGCAGGCTTCGATCCTTCGATGGTTTGGGCGGCGGGGCTGCTTGCTGCGAGCGCTCATGCGGTCTTCTCGGCATGGCGTGCGGGACTAAGTACACGCGCCATGTATCGGGCAGTCGTCTTGTCACTTCTGGGCGGCCTCTGGGGTGCGAATCTGCTTTCTTTACTGGTACACGGCTGGGAGGGCGGACCGCTGGCTGCCTTTGCGTTCGTGCAAGGCGGGAAGAGTCTGTTCGGAGGACTGCTGCTTGGTGGGTTTGCCGCGGTACTCTATTTCCACTATCGCAAGTTGCCCATGCTCGCCTACGCTGACGCGGGCATGCTGGCTCTTACGCTCGGTTACGCCATCGGTCGCATTGGATGTTTCCTGAATGGGGATGACTACGGCACGTTAACCCACGTTCACTGGGCGGTTGTGTATCCACCGGGGACGGAGGCGTACGAAGCACATCTCGAGCGTGGCTGGATTTCTCCGGGAGATGCTTGGTCTCTGCCCATCCACCCAGTCCAACTCTATGCGTCCTTGCTGGGGCTAGCTCTCTTCGTCGTGCTCGTGGCCTGGCGTCCTAAGTGGGAGGGCAGTCGACTCTGCGCCTACCTGATTATTTACGGAGTTAGCCGATTTTTTTTGGAGTATCTCCGCGGCGACTTCCGAAGAGTGCTTGGAACTTTCTCTCTCCCGCAGCTCTTTAGCCTCTGCTTTATTTCCCTGGGTTTGGTCCTCTGGCTTCATCGAGGAAGGGTGCAAGCCACTGCAATTTCCAGCGCCCCCGTTCCGGATCAAGCGAGGTCTTGCTAA